The following proteins come from a genomic window of Bradyrhizobium paxllaeri:
- a CDS encoding amino acid ABC transporter substrate-binding protein, giving the protein MKRRTFLGGAMAVAVVGHGSSAFAQQSPIKIGMSMPQTGGLAGGGKASLLGIEIWRDDINAKGGLLGRKVELVVYDDKSSASETPAIYAKLVDVDKVDLLFAPYATVPTAPIMPFVKQRGLLLMGNFSFQVNSKVGHDMWFNNAPWGPADSWAASFLDLAQKAGGKNMALLTADQEFAQNLALTARDVAKKRNIPVVFDQVYPPNTVEFSSIIRALKAAKPDIVYVASYPPDSAGILRAVNEIGIGDDVKIFGGGMVGLQFAAVMSNLGSLLNGVVNYNTWLPEKSMYFDGTKEFFDKYTKRAIEAKVDPLGYYLAPFGYAMGEMIAAAVNSTKSLDQKGIAKYLRENEHKTIVGPIAFAADGERKETATLQAQFRGVKDKDIEQFRSSGKQVILFPDKLKTGDLISPFEAARK; this is encoded by the coding sequence ATGAAACGCAGAACTTTCCTGGGCGGTGCCATGGCTGTCGCCGTGGTTGGTCACGGTTCGAGCGCTTTTGCGCAGCAGTCGCCGATCAAGATCGGCATGTCGATGCCGCAGACCGGCGGTCTCGCCGGCGGCGGCAAGGCGTCGCTGCTCGGCATCGAGATCTGGCGCGACGACATCAATGCCAAAGGCGGCCTGCTCGGCCGCAAGGTCGAACTCGTCGTCTATGACGACAAGTCGAGCGCCTCCGAGACGCCGGCGATCTACGCCAAGCTGGTCGACGTCGACAAGGTCGATCTGTTGTTTGCGCCCTATGCGACGGTGCCGACCGCCCCGATCATGCCGTTCGTCAAGCAGCGCGGGCTGCTGCTGATGGGCAATTTCTCGTTCCAGGTGAACAGCAAGGTCGGCCACGACATGTGGTTCAACAATGCGCCCTGGGGGCCGGCGGATAGCTGGGCGGCTTCGTTCCTTGATCTGGCGCAGAAGGCCGGCGGCAAGAACATGGCGCTGCTGACGGCAGATCAGGAATTCGCGCAGAACCTCGCGCTGACAGCGCGCGACGTCGCCAAGAAGCGCAACATTCCCGTCGTCTTTGACCAGGTCTATCCGCCGAACACGGTGGAATTCTCCTCCATCATCCGCGCGCTCAAGGCCGCCAAGCCCGACATCGTCTATGTCGCGTCCTATCCGCCTGACTCCGCCGGCATCCTGCGCGCCGTGAACGAAATCGGGATCGGCGACGACGTCAAGATTTTCGGCGGCGGCATGGTCGGGCTGCAGTTTGCCGCCGTGATGTCGAACCTCGGCTCGCTGCTCAACGGCGTCGTGAACTACAATACGTGGCTGCCGGAAAAGAGCATGTATTTCGACGGCACCAAGGAATTTTTCGACAAGTACACCAAGCGGGCCATCGAGGCCAAGGTCGATCCGCTCGGCTATTATCTGGCGCCGTTCGGGTATGCGATGGGCGAGATGATCGCGGCGGCGGTCAATTCCACCAAATCGCTCGACCAGAAGGGCATCGCCAAGTACCTGCGCGAGAACGAGCACAAGACCATCGTCGGCCCGATTGCGTTCGCAGCCGATGGCGAACGCAAGGAAACCGCGACGCTGCAGGCGCAGTTCCGGGGCGTGAAGGACAAGGACATCGAACAGTTCCGGTCCTCCGGCAAGCAGGTGATTCTGTTCCCCGACAAGCTGAAGACGGGAGATCTCATCAGTCCCTTCGAGGCCGCACGCAAGTAG
- a CDS encoding branched-chain amino acid ABC transporter permease yields the protein MNKRSHSIAFWAGVAVFLVAVLSMTQIVRNEYPFFAGYVILQFIALAVAWTILGGYAGYVNFGTNAFFGVGVYTAVALFKATGAPLVVQIAAAAVVGMLLGFGVGLLTLRMRGIFFSIATIALAIIIETFVMNWRFVGGAAGIQLQRPPVMAPFDSYVKMLFFVQAILVVIAVGIARYIQNSRMGRGLQALRDDELAAECTGVPTLKLKLVACMISGALMSAVGAPAAMYLQYADPSSAFNLTYSVSALAMSLIGGTAHWIGPVLGAILLGSTQQFLAVTISSEVNVLVLGIMLVLFVVGAPKGIIGLLRPRYRLRAGGKQ from the coding sequence ATGAACAAGCGCAGCCACAGCATCGCATTCTGGGCCGGCGTGGCCGTCTTCCTCGTCGCCGTGCTCTCGATGACCCAGATCGTCCGCAACGAATACCCGTTCTTCGCCGGCTACGTCATCCTGCAGTTCATCGCGCTGGCGGTGGCCTGGACTATCCTCGGCGGCTATGCCGGTTACGTCAATTTCGGCACCAACGCCTTCTTCGGCGTCGGCGTCTACACGGCGGTCGCTTTGTTCAAGGCAACGGGGGCGCCGCTCGTGGTGCAGATCGCCGCTGCCGCCGTCGTCGGCATGCTGCTCGGCTTCGGCGTCGGCCTCCTGACCTTGCGCATGCGCGGCATTTTTTTCTCGATCGCGACCATTGCGCTCGCCATCATCATCGAAACCTTTGTGATGAATTGGCGCTTCGTCGGCGGTGCGGCCGGCATCCAGTTGCAGCGGCCGCCGGTGATGGCGCCGTTCGACTCTTACGTGAAGATGCTGTTCTTCGTGCAGGCCATCCTGGTGGTCATTGCCGTCGGGATCGCGCGCTATATCCAGAATTCGCGGATGGGCCGCGGCCTGCAGGCGCTTCGGGATGATGAACTTGCTGCCGAATGCACGGGTGTTCCGACTTTGAAGCTCAAGCTGGTGGCCTGCATGATCTCGGGCGCACTGATGTCGGCTGTCGGAGCGCCGGCCGCAATGTACCTGCAGTACGCCGACCCGTCCTCCGCATTCAATCTCACTTATTCCGTCTCGGCGCTTGCCATGTCGCTGATCGGCGGTACCGCGCACTGGATCGGGCCGGTGCTCGGTGCCATCCTGCTCGGCTCGACGCAGCAGTTCCTTGCCGTGACCATCTCCTCGGAAGTCAACGTGCTCGTGCTCGGCATCATGCTGGTGCTGTTCGTGGTCGGGGCGCCCAAGGGCATCATCGGGCTGTTGCGGCCGCGCTACCGTCTGCGCGCGGGAGGCAAGCAATGA
- a CDS encoding acetoacetate decarboxylase, translating into MKIDDVRRTAYSMPLTNPSFPPGPYRFFNREFFVITYRTDPEALAAVVPEPLEVADAVVKYEFIRMPDSTGFGDYTETGQVIPVRFKGEEGIYVHSMYLDDEGPIAGGRELWGFPKKLAKPKIAVESDVLVGTLHYGSVLCASATMGYKHRPVDHDAVLKGMKAPNFMLKIIPHVDGTPRICELVRYYLEDITLKEAWTGPAALGLFPHALADVARLPVREIVSALHFKADLTLGLGTVAFDYMAK; encoded by the coding sequence ATGAAGATCGACGACGTCAGGCGAACCGCTTATTCGATGCCGCTGACCAACCCGTCGTTCCCGCCGGGGCCGTACCGTTTCTTCAACCGCGAATTTTTCGTCATCACCTACCGCACGGACCCTGAGGCGCTTGCCGCTGTTGTGCCCGAGCCGCTCGAGGTCGCGGACGCCGTCGTCAAATACGAATTCATCCGCATGCCCGACTCGACCGGGTTCGGCGATTACACCGAGACCGGCCAGGTCATCCCGGTCCGTTTCAAGGGCGAGGAGGGCATCTACGTTCATTCGATGTATCTGGACGACGAGGGGCCGATCGCCGGCGGCCGCGAGCTCTGGGGCTTTCCCAAGAAGCTGGCGAAGCCGAAGATCGCCGTCGAGAGCGACGTGCTGGTCGGCACCTTGCATTACGGCTCGGTCCTGTGCGCTTCCGCGACCATGGGCTACAAGCACCGGCCGGTCGATCATGACGCAGTGCTGAAGGGAATGAAGGCGCCGAACTTCATGCTCAAGATCATCCCGCATGTCGACGGCACCCCGCGGATCTGCGAACTGGTGCGCTATTATCTGGAGGACATCACGCTGAAGGAGGCCTGGACCGGCCCCGCCGCGCTCGGCCTGTTCCCGCATGCGCTCGCCGACGTCGCCCGGCTGCCGGTGCGCGAAATAGTCTCCGCGCTGCATTTCAAGGCCGATCTGACGCTGGGGCTCGGAACGGTGGCGTTCGATTACATGGCGAAGTGA
- a CDS encoding dioxygenase: MRELTPDTITDAVLDQMATTPDPRLKTIMASAVKHLHAFAREVNLTPAEWIKGIEFMTAAGKMCSPERQEFILLSDTLGLSALVNGLHDATALEEATNTSLLGPFYREATPTLTAGSSIARSPKPGSECVLYGRVTDATGKPVANATVSIWQTGADGLYDIQASATSVDYRGVFTTDANGVYVLRTVKPLGYSIPMDGPVGTMVKAQARHGMRPAHIHFLVGAAGYRELVTALYLRDDPHLADDVVFGSSGDLAVDVVANDPDCPIRGMPSIRFDMRLSRESEADKSSGRVGADPSAIMKKAKSEPAPAGAG; this comes from the coding sequence ATGCGTGAGTTAACGCCTGATACGATCACGGACGCCGTGCTCGACCAGATGGCGACGACGCCGGACCCACGCCTGAAGACGATCATGGCGTCGGCGGTCAAACACCTCCATGCTTTCGCCCGCGAGGTCAATCTGACCCCGGCGGAATGGATCAAGGGCATCGAATTCATGACCGCCGCCGGCAAGATGTGCTCGCCGGAGCGGCAGGAATTCATCCTGCTATCCGACACGCTCGGCCTCTCCGCGCTCGTCAACGGCCTGCACGACGCCACCGCCCTGGAAGAAGCCACCAATACCAGCCTGCTCGGCCCGTTTTACCGCGAGGCCACGCCCACGCTCACGGCCGGCAGTTCAATCGCCAGGAGTCCGAAGCCCGGTAGCGAATGCGTGCTGTATGGCCGCGTCACCGATGCCACCGGCAAGCCGGTCGCTAACGCTACCGTCTCGATCTGGCAGACCGGCGCCGACGGCCTCTACGACATCCAGGCCAGCGCGACCTCGGTCGATTATCGCGGCGTATTCACCACCGACGCCAACGGCGTCTATGTGCTGCGCACGGTCAAGCCGCTCGGCTATTCGATCCCGATGGACGGCCCCGTCGGCACCATGGTGAAGGCGCAGGCGCGGCATGGCATGCGGCCGGCGCATATTCATTTCCTGGTCGGCGCCGCGGGCTATCGCGAACTCGTCACCGCGCTCTATCTGCGCGACGATCCCCATCTGGCCGATGACGTCGTGTTCGGCTCGTCGGGCGATCTCGCCGTCGACGTGGTCGCCAACGACCCGGATTGCCCGATCAGGGGCATGCCGAGCATTCGATTCGACATGCGGCTGTCGCGCGAAAGCGAGGCCGACAAGAGCAGCGGGCGCGTCGGCGCTGATCCGTCGGCCATCATGAAAAAGGCCAAAAGCGAACCCGCCCCGGCGGGCGCCGGCTAG
- a CDS encoding metal ABC transporter substrate-binding protein: MIRLWLVALVLIAAVGPVRAADRLNVVASFSILGDFVRNVGGDHVAVTTLVGPDGDAHVYVPTPADAKRMADARLVFVNGLGFEGWMSRLAKSAGGKAAIVTATTGITPLKLGSHADPHAWQSVANAKIYVANIRDALTAADPANAETFKSNAGVYLAQLDALDREVREAVAKIPEGRRKVISTHDAFGYFASAYGIEFIAPLGVSTESEASARDVARIITQIRATKIPAVFMENITDPRLMGRISAETGARVGGTLYSDSLTGEKGDSPTYIAMVRHNIKALTGALSQ; encoded by the coding sequence ATGATCCGGCTCTGGCTCGTCGCTCTCGTCTTGATTGCCGCCGTCGGCCCGGTCCGCGCCGCGGATCGCCTCAACGTCGTCGCCAGTTTTTCGATCCTCGGCGACTTCGTCCGCAATGTCGGCGGTGATCATGTCGCCGTCACGACGCTGGTCGGACCCGACGGCGATGCGCATGTCTATGTGCCGACGCCGGCGGACGCCAAGAGGATGGCGGATGCCAGGCTCGTCTTCGTCAACGGCCTCGGGTTCGAGGGCTGGATGTCGCGGCTGGCGAAGTCCGCCGGCGGCAAGGCGGCCATTGTGACCGCGACGACAGGCATCACGCCGCTCAAGCTCGGCTCGCATGCCGACCCGCACGCCTGGCAGTCCGTTGCCAATGCGAAGATCTATGTCGCCAATATCCGCGATGCGCTGACGGCCGCCGATCCCGCCAATGCCGAAACCTTCAAGTCCAACGCCGGCGTCTATCTGGCGCAGCTCGACGCGCTCGACCGCGAGGTGCGCGAGGCGGTGGCAAAAATTCCGGAAGGCCGCCGCAAGGTGATCTCGACCCACGATGCCTTCGGCTATTTCGCGAGCGCCTATGGCATCGAATTCATCGCGCCGCTCGGCGTCTCCACCGAATCGGAGGCCAGTGCTCGCGACGTCGCGCGGATCATCACCCAGATCCGGGCCACCAAAATACCGGCCGTTTTTATGGAAAATATCACCGACCCCCGCCTGATGGGCCGGATCTCGGCCGAGACCGGCGCCAGGGTCGGCGGAACGCTCTATTCCGACAGTTTAACGGGCGAAAAGGGCGATTCTCCCACTTACATTGCGATGGTCAGGCACAATATAAAGGCCCTGACCGGCGCGCTGAGCCAATAG
- a CDS encoding ABC transporter ATP-binding protein — protein MALSLAIEGLDAGYGAVKALRGVTLHVEAGETVALLGTNGNGKSTLMKCVMGLVRPDSGRLVLSIDGVAYDLTRLLPEAIVDLGVALVPEGRRLFPKLTVTENLMLGAFRKMARSAIQQNLALVFETFPVLKERRSQLAGTMSGGQQQMLAIARALMSSPRLLLIDEPSVGLSPLLVSQTISKIGELKQRVGLTVLMAEQNFNQAIRIADRGYIIVHGEIAVAAQSVDELKANDIVKRLYLGGVA, from the coding sequence TTGGCACTTAGCCTTGCCATCGAAGGCCTCGATGCCGGCTACGGCGCCGTCAAGGCGCTGCGCGGCGTCACGCTTCACGTCGAGGCCGGCGAGACCGTGGCTCTGCTCGGCACAAATGGCAATGGCAAGAGCACGCTGATGAAATGCGTCATGGGCCTGGTCCGTCCGGATAGCGGCCGGCTGGTGCTGTCGATCGACGGCGTGGCGTATGACCTCACAAGACTCTTGCCCGAGGCGATCGTCGATCTCGGCGTGGCGCTGGTGCCGGAGGGGCGGCGGCTGTTTCCGAAGCTGACGGTGACGGAAAACCTGATGCTCGGCGCTTTCAGGAAAATGGCCCGCAGCGCCATCCAGCAGAATCTCGCGCTCGTGTTCGAGACCTTCCCGGTGCTGAAGGAGCGGCGTAGCCAGCTCGCCGGCACCATGTCCGGCGGCCAGCAGCAGATGCTGGCGATTGCGCGCGCGCTGATGTCCTCGCCGCGGCTGCTTCTGATCGACGAGCCGTCGGTCGGGCTGTCGCCGCTACTGGTGTCGCAGACCATTTCCAAGATCGGCGAACTCAAGCAGCGCGTCGGATTGACTGTGCTGATGGCGGAGCAGAATTTCAACCAGGCGATCCGGATCGCCGACCGCGGCTACATCATCGTCCATGGCGAGATCGCGGTCGCCGCGCAGTCGGTCGACGAGTTGAAGGCCAACGACATCGTCAAGCGGCTCTATCTCGGCGGCGTCGCCTGA
- a CDS encoding ABC transporter ATP-binding protein: MTIAAPDAPLLQVGTLTKTFGGFTALDNISVDIRKGERFGLIGPNGSGKTTLINCISGALKPQAGNVVFCGEDITQLSPHLRARRGIARSFQIPRPFKSMTVLENLMVGLDFAAAGSAAAEEEIAMSILTRMGLAAKAMAPSDTLSQVELRKMELARAMAVRPKLLISDEAMAGLSSSEVDEVLDLLISLGEEDITIIMIEHIMQAVMRFSERVMCLDAGKIIALGEPAEVMANKRVQEAYLGT, encoded by the coding sequence ATGACGATAGCCGCACCCGACGCGCCCTTGCTGCAGGTGGGAACGCTCACCAAGACGTTTGGCGGCTTCACCGCGCTCGACAATATCAGCGTCGATATCAGGAAGGGCGAGCGCTTCGGCCTGATCGGTCCGAACGGCTCGGGCAAGACCACGCTGATCAACTGCATCTCCGGCGCGCTGAAGCCGCAGGCCGGCAACGTGGTGTTCTGCGGTGAGGACATCACCCAATTGTCGCCGCACCTGCGCGCACGCCGCGGCATCGCCCGCAGCTTCCAGATCCCGCGTCCCTTCAAGAGCATGACGGTGCTCGAAAACCTCATGGTCGGGCTCGATTTCGCCGCTGCCGGCTCTGCCGCGGCGGAGGAGGAAATCGCGATGTCGATTCTGACGCGGATGGGGCTCGCAGCCAAGGCCATGGCCCCGAGCGACACGCTGAGCCAGGTCGAACTGCGCAAGATGGAACTCGCCCGCGCCATGGCGGTGCGGCCGAAGCTCCTGATTTCCGACGAGGCGATGGCAGGGCTGTCCTCTTCGGAGGTCGACGAGGTGCTGGATCTCCTGATCAGCCTCGGCGAGGAAGACATCACCATCATCATGATCGAGCACATCATGCAGGCGGTGATGCGGTTTTCGGAACGGGTGATGTGCCTCGACGCCGGAAAGATCATCGCGCTCGGTGAACCCGCCGAGGTGATGGCCAACAAGCGGGTGCAGGAGGCCTATCTTGGCACTTAG
- a CDS encoding CobW family GTP-binding protein, translating into MSELSSQKIPVTVLTGYLGAGKTTLLNRILSENHGKKYAVIVNEFGEIGIDNDLIIGADEEVFEMNNGCVCCTVRGDLVRIMDGLMKRKGKFDAIIVETTGLADPAPVAQTFFVDEDVQKNARLDAVVTVADAKWLSDRLKDAPEAKNQIAFADVIVLNKTDLVSKPELAEVEARIRGINPYAKLHRTERCKVALADVLERGAFDLDRILEIEPEFLDAGDDHHHHDHDHHHHGHDHDHGHSHGGLKHYHDEDMQSLSLRSDKPLDPNLFMPWLQNLVATEGQKILRSKGILAFTDDDDRYVFQGVHMMLEGDHQRKWKEGEPRESRVVFIGRELPEKAIRDGFEACIVT; encoded by the coding sequence ATGTCTGAATTGTCGTCCCAAAAAATTCCAGTGACCGTGCTGACGGGCTATCTCGGCGCCGGCAAGACCACACTGCTCAATCGCATCCTGTCGGAAAACCACGGCAAGAAGTACGCCGTCATCGTCAATGAATTCGGCGAGATCGGCATCGACAACGACCTCATCATCGGTGCCGATGAGGAAGTGTTCGAGATGAACAATGGCTGCGTCTGTTGCACCGTGCGCGGCGACCTCGTCCGCATCATGGACGGCTTGATGAAGCGCAAGGGCAAGTTTGACGCCATCATCGTCGAGACTACGGGCCTCGCCGATCCAGCGCCGGTGGCGCAGACTTTTTTCGTCGACGAGGACGTACAAAAGAACGCGCGGCTCGATGCGGTAGTGACGGTGGCCGATGCGAAATGGCTGAGCGACCGTCTCAAGGACGCTCCGGAGGCCAAGAACCAGATCGCCTTTGCCGACGTCATCGTGCTCAACAAGACCGATCTCGTCTCCAAGCCGGAGCTCGCCGAAGTCGAAGCCCGGATTCGCGGCATCAACCCTTACGCAAAGCTGCACCGCACCGAGCGCTGCAAGGTTGCGCTGGCGGATGTGCTGGAGCGCGGCGCGTTCGATCTGGATCGTATTCTCGAGATCGAACCGGAATTCCTCGATGCCGGCGACGATCATCATCACCATGACCACGATCATCATCACCACGGTCATGACCACGATCACGGCCACAGCCATGGCGGGCTGAAGCACTACCACGACGAGGACATGCAATCGCTGTCGCTGCGCTCGGACAAGCCGCTCGACCCGAATTTATTCATGCCGTGGCTGCAAAACCTCGTCGCCACCGAGGGGCAGAAGATTTTGCGCTCGAAGGGCATTCTCGCCTTCACCGATGATGACGACCGCTACGTATTCCAAGGCGTCCACATGATGCTGGAAGGCGATCATCAGCGGAAGTGGAAGGAAGGCGAGCCGCGCGAAAGCCGCGTCGTGTTCATCGGCCGCGAATTGCCGGAGAAGGCGATCCGCGACGGTTTTGAAGCCTGTATCGTCACGTGA
- a CDS encoding WD40 repeat domain-containing protein: protein MTQFDPGERPSIASLTDQVRRLAIGVTATAVHFLGDTAVFVGTEENAALVNQAGEISTVAIHGGGILCTTSDGKRVVTGGDDGKVVALNAKGETSVLATDAKRRWIDNVALHPDGAVAWSAAKTAFVRSGKSEEKTFDAPSTVGGLAFAPKGLRVAIAHYNGVTLWFPNMAAKPEFLEWAGSHLAVTFSPDNKFLVTAMHEPALHGWRLADNRHMRMSGYPGRVRSMSWSTGGKGLATSGADTVIIWPFTSKDGPMGKEPAMLAPLQARVSMVACHPKQDIMAAGYSDGTVLIIRLEDGAEILVRRNGSEAVSALAWNAKGTLLAFGTEDGDAGMLEF, encoded by the coding sequence ATGACACAGTTCGATCCGGGCGAAAGGCCCTCCATCGCTTCCCTCACCGACCAGGTGCGGCGGCTCGCTATCGGCGTAACCGCAACCGCTGTGCATTTCCTCGGCGACACCGCGGTGTTCGTCGGCACCGAGGAAAACGCAGCCCTGGTAAATCAAGCGGGCGAAATCTCGACCGTCGCCATCCATGGCGGCGGGATCCTTTGCACGACATCCGATGGAAAGCGTGTTGTCACCGGCGGCGACGACGGCAAGGTCGTCGCACTGAACGCCAAGGGCGAGACCTCGGTGCTCGCGACCGACGCCAAGCGGCGCTGGATCGACAATGTCGCGCTGCATCCCGATGGCGCCGTGGCCTGGTCGGCTGCGAAAACGGCGTTCGTCCGCAGCGGCAAGAGTGAAGAAAAAACCTTCGATGCGCCCTCGACCGTCGGCGGGCTGGCCTTCGCGCCAAAGGGCCTGCGCGTCGCAATCGCTCATTACAACGGCGTGACGCTGTGGTTTCCCAACATGGCCGCAAAACCGGAGTTTCTGGAATGGGCCGGCTCGCATCTCGCCGTCACCTTCAGTCCCGACAACAAATTCCTCGTCACCGCGATGCATGAGCCGGCGCTGCATGGCTGGCGGCTCGCCGACAACAGGCACATGCGGATGAGCGGCTATCCCGGCCGCGTCCGCTCGATGTCGTGGAGCACGGGCGGCAAGGGGCTCGCGACGTCAGGCGCTGATACCGTGATCATCTGGCCGTTCACCAGCAAGGACGGACCGATGGGCAAGGAGCCCGCGATGCTGGCGCCGCTGCAGGCGCGCGTCTCCATGGTCGCCTGTCATCCGAAGCAGGACATCATGGCCGCAGGCTATAGCGACGGCACCGTGCTGATCATCCGGCTCGAGGACGGCGCGGAAATTCTGGTGCGCCGCAACGGCAGCGAAGCGGTCTCGGCGCTGGCCTGGAACGCGAAGGGCACGCTATTGGCGTTTGGCACCGAGGACGGTGACGCCGGGATGCTGGAGTTCTAG
- a CDS encoding branched-chain amino acid ABC transporter permease — translation MDLLLGAVVLGVLLGCFYAAVSVGLSVSFGLLDVPHVAHPAFLVLASYGVYQLNDSYDLDPLLAGLAITPLFFLFGLLAYRVYYETFERRGSDAGVRGIAFFFGIAFIIEVLIILQFGVDQRSVTATYIGKSWRFGEFRVPIRQLVAFAVALALTVVLAVYLSKTFMGRAIRAVAQDEEALRLMGANPVRIKQFAFGIATAVLGIAGALLIIVAPVEPTLDRAYIGRTFCVVVMAGLGSISGTLIAAIILGVAESIVLTMFGASWAPAISFAMLLGVLAVRPQGLLGR, via the coding sequence ATGGACCTGCTGCTTGGCGCAGTGGTGCTCGGGGTGCTGCTCGGCTGCTTCTATGCAGCCGTCAGCGTCGGGCTGTCAGTCTCGTTCGGGCTGCTCGACGTTCCCCATGTCGCGCATCCGGCGTTCCTGGTGCTCGCCTCCTACGGCGTGTACCAGCTCAACGACAGCTACGACCTCGACCCGCTGCTGGCGGGCCTTGCCATCACGCCGCTGTTCTTCCTGTTCGGCCTCTTGGCCTACCGCGTCTACTACGAGACCTTCGAGCGTCGCGGCAGCGATGCCGGCGTCCGCGGCATCGCGTTCTTCTTCGGCATCGCCTTCATCATTGAGGTCCTGATCATCCTGCAATTCGGCGTCGATCAGCGCTCGGTCACGGCGACCTATATCGGCAAGTCCTGGCGGTTCGGCGAGTTTCGGGTACCGATCCGACAGCTTGTCGCGTTCGCGGTGGCGCTGGCCCTGACGGTGGTGCTGGCGGTCTATTTGTCGAAGACCTTCATGGGCCGCGCCATCCGTGCCGTCGCGCAGGACGAGGAGGCGCTCCGGCTGATGGGCGCCAATCCGGTCCGCATCAAGCAGTTTGCCTTCGGCATCGCCACCGCCGTGCTCGGGATCGCCGGTGCGCTGCTGATCATCGTCGCCCCGGTCGAGCCGACGCTTGATCGCGCCTATATCGGGCGCACCTTCTGCGTCGTGGTCATGGCCGGGCTCGGCAGCATCAGCGGCACGCTGATCGCCGCCATCATTCTCGGCGTCGCCGAGTCCATCGTGCTGACGATGTTCGGCGCCTCCTGGGCGCCGGCGATCTCGTTCGCCATGCTGCTCGGCGTGCTCGCCGTCCGCCCGCAAGGTCTGCTCGGCCGATGA
- a CDS encoding class I SAM-dependent methyltransferase, which translates to MTAITCNDFVGFFRAWIENPKRVSAVAPSGQTLARLITSEIKPDDGPVIELGPGTGVFTKALLRQGVAESDLLLIEYGSDFMRLLQQRFPSARVLWMDASQLTQYEPFMAPAGAVVSGLPLLSMTPRKVMAILTGAFRHMKEGGTFYQFTYGVSCPVPRPILDRLGLKASLVGRTALNIPPASVYRIRRRQPVAYMT; encoded by the coding sequence ATGACCGCCATCACATGCAACGACTTTGTCGGCTTTTTCCGAGCCTGGATTGAAAATCCGAAGCGTGTTTCCGCCGTTGCGCCCTCCGGGCAGACATTGGCACGCCTGATAACCAGCGAAATCAAGCCCGACGACGGGCCGGTCATTGAGTTGGGACCAGGCACAGGCGTCTTCACCAAAGCGCTTCTGCGACAGGGCGTTGCCGAGTCAGATCTGCTGCTCATTGAATACGGTTCTGACTTCATGCGCCTGCTGCAGCAGCGCTTTCCCAGTGCGCGGGTACTATGGATGGATGCTTCCCAACTCACCCAATACGAACCCTTTATGGCTCCAGCCGGGGCCGTCGTTAGCGGCTTGCCGTTGCTGTCGATGACGCCGCGCAAAGTGATGGCGATCCTGACCGGAGCGTTTCGGCATATGAAGGAGGGCGGCACTTTCTATCAGTTCACTTATGGCGTGAGCTGCCCAGTGCCCCGGCCTATCCTGGACCGTCTGGGGCTCAAGGCGAGTTTGGTCGGACGAACGGCGCTCAACATCCCTCCAGCATCGGTCTACCGCATCCGTCGTCGGCAACCGGTTGCTTACATGACCTAG